One genomic segment of Ferrimonas sp. YFM includes these proteins:
- the gspE gene encoding type II secretion system ATPase GspE, giving the protein MEEGHQGLEHRLPFAFARRFSLVLSETDTGELVLSYGPNCPPKALLEARRLAGGQVSLQPLDQSAFDLKLTEVYQQDSSEAQQLMEDIGKDDDLTSLADELPETEDLLDAEDDAPIIRLINALLSEAIKVGASDIHVETYERELVVRFRVDGVLREVLKQQRKISSLLVSRIKVMARLDIAEKRVPQDGRISLRIGGRAVDVRVSTMPGSRGERVVLRLLDKNQAMLNLRQLGMSASIRKEFDALIRKPHGILLVTGPTGSGKSTTLYAGLTEINSRDRNILTVEDPIEYEIEGIGQTQVNTKVDMTFARGLRAILRQDPDVVMVGEIRDLETGSIAVQASLTGHLVLSTLHTNTAAGAITRLQDMGVEPFLVSSSLLGVLAQRLVRTLCDECKIPHQTDAREMELLGLAQPATIYRACGCDACNQSGYRGRTGIHELLVVDDQIRELIHGGRGELAIEKYVRQHVPSIRADGCGKVLEGRTTLEEVLRVTREE; this is encoded by the coding sequence ATGGAGGAGGGGCATCAGGGCCTTGAACATCGCCTGCCCTTCGCCTTTGCCCGGCGTTTCAGCCTGGTTTTGAGCGAAACTGATACTGGCGAGCTGGTGCTCAGCTACGGCCCCAACTGCCCGCCCAAGGCACTGCTGGAAGCCCGCCGCCTGGCCGGCGGCCAGGTGAGCCTGCAGCCTTTGGACCAGAGCGCCTTCGACCTGAAACTGACCGAGGTGTATCAGCAGGACAGCTCCGAGGCTCAGCAGCTGATGGAGGACATCGGCAAGGATGATGACCTGACCTCTCTGGCGGATGAGCTGCCGGAGACCGAAGATCTGCTGGACGCCGAAGATGACGCCCCCATCATTCGCCTGATCAACGCCCTGTTGTCCGAGGCGATCAAGGTGGGCGCCTCCGATATTCACGTGGAGACCTACGAGCGTGAGCTGGTGGTGCGTTTCCGGGTGGACGGGGTACTGCGTGAAGTGCTCAAGCAACAACGTAAGATCAGCTCCCTGCTGGTGTCCCGAATCAAGGTAATGGCCCGCCTGGATATTGCCGAGAAGCGAGTCCCCCAGGATGGCCGTATCTCCCTGCGCATCGGCGGCCGCGCCGTGGATGTGCGGGTGTCCACCATGCCAGGCTCCCGCGGTGAGCGGGTGGTGCTGCGTCTGCTGGATAAGAACCAGGCGATGCTCAACCTGCGTCAGCTGGGGATGAGCGCCTCCATCCGAAAGGAGTTCGATGCCCTGATCCGCAAGCCTCACGGTATCTTGCTGGTGACCGGCCCGACGGGTTCGGGTAAATCCACCACCCTGTACGCCGGCCTGACTGAGATCAACAGCCGGGATCGCAATATCCTCACCGTTGAAGATCCCATCGAATATGAGATTGAAGGCATAGGCCAGACCCAGGTCAACACCAAGGTGGACATGACCTTTGCCCGTGGCCTGCGCGCCATCCTGCGTCAGGATCCCGACGTGGTGATGGTGGGTGAGATTCGAGATCTGGAGACAGGCTCCATTGCGGTTCAGGCCTCTCTTACCGGTCACCTGGTGCTTTCTACCCTGCACACCAACACCGCAGCCGGTGCCATCACCCGACTGCAGGACATGGGGGTGGAACCCTTCCTGGTGTCTTCCTCCCTGCTTGGGGTGTTGGCCCAACGCCTGGTGCGAACCCTGTGTGATGAGTGCAAGATCCCTCATCAGACCGATGCCCGCGAGATGGAGCTGCTGGGCCTGGCCCAGCCGGCGACCATCTACCGCGCCTGTGGGTGTGACGCCTGTAACCAGAGTGGTTACCGTGGTCGAACCGGCATTCATGAGCTGCTGGTGGTGGACGATCAGATCCGTGAACTGATCCACGGCGGCAGGGGCGAGCTGGCCATTGAGAAGTATGTGCGCCAACACGTGCCCTCCATTCGAGCCGATGGTTGTGGCAAGGTTCTGGAAGGTCGCACCACCCTGGAGGAAGTGCTCCGGGTGACCCGGGAGGAGTAA
- the gspF gene encoding type II secretion system inner membrane protein GspF, with product MAAFEYKALNNKGRQVKGVIEADTPRQARSLLREKQLVPLDLQEAAAQEKRSDSQGLSLSLFKPRISTTELALLTRQLATLVAGGLPIEEALKAVAEQSEKPRTKGMVMAVRSKVVEGYSLAESMKEFPHIFDELYVAMVASGEKSGHLEVVLERLADYKERQQELNSKLIQAMVYPIILTLVAIGVVSFLLVAVVPQVVDQFSSMGQSLPWTTQFLIDASEFLQAWGLYIVGAVVVSLVLFKQAQRNRDFKLKWHNSVLHMPVIGKVARGLNTARFARTLSTLSSSGVPLLEAMGIASDVLLNLRVRDAVAEATTKVREGASLRASLQHTGLFPPMMLHMIASGEKSGELDSMLSRAADNQDREFETLVSVAMAVLQPLIVVTMAGVVLFIVVAIMQPMMAMNTFI from the coding sequence ATGGCGGCCTTCGAATACAAAGCGCTCAACAACAAGGGGCGTCAGGTCAAGGGAGTGATCGAAGCGGACACTCCCCGCCAGGCCCGCAGCCTGCTTCGGGAGAAGCAACTGGTGCCCCTGGATCTCCAGGAGGCGGCGGCCCAGGAGAAGCGCAGCGACAGCCAGGGGCTCTCCCTGTCTCTGTTTAAACCCAGAATCTCCACCACAGAGCTGGCGCTGCTGACCCGTCAGCTAGCGACTCTGGTGGCCGGTGGCCTGCCCATCGAAGAAGCCCTCAAGGCGGTGGCGGAGCAGAGCGAGAAGCCCCGCACCAAGGGGATGGTGATGGCGGTGCGCTCCAAGGTGGTGGAGGGCTACTCCCTGGCCGAGTCCATGAAGGAGTTTCCCCACATCTTCGATGAGCTCTATGTGGCCATGGTGGCGTCCGGGGAGAAATCCGGTCACCTCGAGGTGGTGCTGGAACGACTGGCGGATTACAAGGAGCGTCAGCAGGAGCTGAACTCCAAGCTGATCCAGGCGATGGTCTACCCCATCATCCTGACTCTGGTGGCCATCGGTGTGGTCTCCTTCCTGCTGGTGGCCGTGGTGCCTCAGGTGGTGGATCAGTTCAGCTCCATGGGTCAGTCTCTGCCCTGGACCACCCAATTTTTGATCGACGCGTCGGAATTTTTGCAGGCCTGGGGTCTCTACATTGTAGGGGCTGTGGTCGTATCCCTGGTGCTGTTCAAGCAGGCTCAGCGCAACCGGGACTTCAAGCTGAAATGGCACAACTCTGTGCTGCACATGCCGGTGATCGGCAAGGTGGCCCGGGGGTTGAACACCGCCCGTTTCGCCCGCACCCTGAGTACCCTCTCCTCCTCCGGGGTTCCCCTGCTGGAGGCGATGGGGATCGCCTCGGACGTGCTGCTGAACCTGCGGGTGCGGGATGCGGTGGCGGAAGCCACCACCAAGGTGCGTGAGGGCGCCAGCTTGCGGGCGTCGTTGCAGCATACCGGCCTGTTCCCGCCGATGATGTTGCACATGATCGCCTCAGGTGAAAAGTCCGGTGAGCTGGACAGCATGCTGTCTCGGGCGGCGGACAACCAGGACCGGGAGTTTGAGACTCTGGTCAGCGTGGCCATGGCGGTGCTTCAGCCGCTGATCGTGGTGACCATGGCCGGCGTGGTGCTCTTTATTGTTGTGGCCATCATGCAGCCCATGATGGCAATGAATACCTTTATCTGA
- the gspG gene encoding type II secretion system major pseudopilin GspG produces MSKKHNRQRGFTLLEVMVVLVIIGIMASLIAPNLMGSKDKADIQKAVADIVTLEGAMDMYRLDNNIYPTTEQGVTALVNRPNYSPEPRNYREGGYIKRLPKDPWGNDYVLLSPGEKGRYDLCSSGPDFQLGTDDDICNWNLTEYQ; encoded by the coding sequence ATGAGTAAAAAACATAACCGCCAGCGCGGCTTTACCCTGTTGGAAGTGATGGTGGTACTGGTGATCATCGGCATTATGGCCTCCCTGATCGCCCCCAACCTGATGGGCTCCAAAGACAAGGCGGATATCCAGAAAGCGGTGGCGGACATCGTGACTCTGGAAGGCGCCATGGACATGTATCGTCTGGACAACAACATCTACCCCACCACAGAGCAGGGGGTGACTGCCCTGGTGAACCGTCCCAACTACTCCCCCGAGCCTCGCAACTACCGCGAAGGTGGCTACATCAAGCGTCTGCCTAAGGATCCCTGGGGCAACGACTATGTGCTGCTGAGCCCGGGCGAAAAGGGTCGTTACGACCTCTGCTCTTCCGGTCCCGATTTCCAGTTGGGCACCGATGACGACATCTGTAACTGGAACCTGACGGAATACCAGTAA
- the gspH gene encoding type II secretion system minor pseudopilin GspH: MMEGARRQAGFTLLEIMLVLLLIGVAAMSVTLTVGGDPRQEALDKAANEFAAVVSMALEESVISGQELGLVVEEDHYLFTRFNLDKNDWELLVGDRLYRERRMPEDVVLSLSVEGMPLTQSDEEDESEFGLDRSLFEKSDEEKRKTPEPQLILLPSGEITPFTLQFQEVSARPTLVIELEGNAIGDIRRTGEES; this comes from the coding sequence ATGATGGAAGGGGCGCGGCGCCAGGCGGGGTTTACCCTGCTGGAGATCATGCTGGTGCTGTTGCTTATCGGGGTGGCGGCGATGTCGGTCACCCTGACGGTGGGGGGAGACCCCCGCCAGGAGGCCCTGGATAAGGCGGCCAATGAGTTCGCCGCCGTGGTGTCCATGGCCCTGGAGGAGTCGGTGATCTCCGGCCAGGAGCTGGGACTGGTGGTGGAGGAAGACCACTACCTGTTTACCCGATTCAATCTGGACAAGAACGACTGGGAGCTGCTGGTGGGGGACCGTCTCTACCGGGAGCGCCGTATGCCCGAGGATGTGGTCCTGAGTCTGTCGGTGGAGGGGATGCCCCTGACGCAGTCAGACGAAGAGGATGAGAGCGAATTTGGATTGGATCGCTCCCTGTTTGAGAAGAGTGACGAGGAGAAGCGTAAGACGCCGGAACCTCAGCTGATCTTGCTTCCCTCCGGGGAGATCACCCCCTTTACCCTGCAGTTTCAAGAGGTCAGCGCTCGTCCTACTCTGGTGATTGAGCTGGAGGGCAACGCCATCGGCGACATCCGCCGCACCGGGGAGGAGTCATGA
- the gspI gene encoding type II secretion system minor pseudopilin GspI codes for MRQRGFTLLEVMVALAVFALAAVAVVNSAGEQLSAVPILREKTFADYVAHNRLVDARLESDFPELGNSKKGRVELAGREWHWRQEVIKTSDNEFRAIRVKVSLDDDFDNVISEVTTYVAKPD; via the coding sequence ATGAGGCAGCGCGGCTTTACCCTGCTGGAGGTGATGGTGGCCCTGGCGGTGTTTGCCCTGGCGGCGGTGGCTGTGGTCAACAGCGCCGGCGAACAGCTCAGTGCCGTGCCCATCCTTCGTGAGAAAACCTTCGCGGATTATGTGGCCCACAACCGGCTGGTGGATGCCAGGCTGGAATCCGACTTTCCTGAGCTGGGCAACAGCAAGAAGGGCCGGGTCGAGCTGGCCGGGCGCGAGTGGCACTGGCGTCAGGAAGTGATCAAAACCAGTGACAACGAATTTCGCGCCATCCGGGTCAAGGTGAGCCTGGATGACGATTTTGACAATGTAATCAGTGAGGTAACCACCTATGTGGCCAAACCGGACTAA
- the gspJ gene encoding type II secretion system minor pseudopilin GspJ codes for MWPNRTKASGFTLLEMMLAMAIFALLGVATAAVLSNILNISETSETHHLRLKQVQRAMSMMERDFSQLVMRPVRGAGSKPSDSNYQFGDGWLDSDADGISFFRLGWLNPRGQLPRGSLQQVGYRIQKNELQRLHHIYPDPVVDTDPEELVLLDRVLDFKLAFYVDGKWQTKLEGSPLARAVSVKLELEDFGEIERRFLLPDGVGSAQSESGGENGNGGDNGNGGDNGNGGDNGPGDGSSGEEGK; via the coding sequence ATGTGGCCAAACCGGACTAAGGCGTCTGGCTTTACCTTGCTGGAGATGATGCTGGCCATGGCGATCTTCGCCTTGCTGGGTGTGGCCACCGCCGCGGTGCTCTCCAACATACTGAACATCAGTGAGACCAGCGAGACTCATCATCTGCGCCTGAAGCAGGTGCAACGGGCGATGTCGATGATGGAGCGGGACTTCAGCCAGCTGGTGATGCGGCCGGTACGAGGTGCGGGCAGCAAACCCAGCGACTCCAACTACCAGTTTGGCGATGGTTGGCTGGATTCAGACGCCGATGGCATCAGCTTTTTCCGCCTGGGTTGGCTGAACCCCAGAGGACAGTTGCCCAGAGGCAGCCTGCAGCAGGTGGGGTACCGGATACAGAAGAACGAGCTGCAGCGGCTGCACCATATCTACCCGGATCCCGTGGTGGATACCGATCCGGAGGAGCTGGTGCTGCTGGACAGGGTTTTGGATTTCAAGCTGGCCTTCTATGTGGACGGCAAGTGGCAGACCAAGCTGGAGGGCAGCCCCCTGGCCCGGGCGGTGTCGGTGAAGCTGGAGCTGGAGGATTTCGGTGAGATCGAACGCCGCTTCCTGTTGCCCGATGGGGTGGGCAGCGCCCAATCGGAATCCGGTGGGGAGAATGGTAACGGCGGTGACAATGGCAACGGCGGTGATAATGGCAACGGCGGTGATAATGGTCCCGGTGACGGTTCTTCGGGAGAGGAGGGCAAATGA
- the gspK gene encoding type II secretion system minor pseudopilin GspK has translation MFSRQKGVALLTVLLVLAVMTTIAASFNERSRLAVRRTVNHHQMTQAYWFALSVEELAKRALKQDMEDADGTVHLQQYWATTDVIYPVDGGQLIGQIEDMRSCFNLNALGQELTQAEKNENPNQKPLVQKQFQAMLEDLGMDLYLAEMTTERLHDYIDEDDRSEGSYGAEDPDYEAREVPYRAANQPLWHHSELRAVLGISQPMYEVLKDYVCVIPGDTTQVVNVNTVPVERASLLVGMFDGKLSQGQVEDLIANRPADGWEDMDKFWQESLVQGVRLDDKAKSSFVVDSKYFRLRAAAKVDNTLFRLETVLQRSGGTRFVALTRQYGGQQ, from the coding sequence ATGTTCTCCAGACAGAAAGGGGTGGCCCTGCTGACGGTACTGCTGGTGTTGGCGGTGATGACCACCATTGCCGCCAGCTTCAATGAGCGCAGTCGCCTTGCGGTGAGACGCACCGTCAATCACCACCAGATGACTCAGGCCTACTGGTTTGCCCTGTCGGTGGAGGAGCTGGCCAAGCGCGCCCTGAAACAGGATATGGAGGACGCCGATGGTACGGTCCACCTTCAGCAGTACTGGGCCACCACCGATGTGATCTATCCGGTCGATGGCGGTCAGCTGATTGGCCAGATTGAAGACATGCGCAGCTGTTTCAACCTCAATGCCCTGGGGCAGGAGCTGACCCAGGCGGAGAAGAACGAAAACCCCAATCAGAAGCCTCTGGTGCAGAAGCAGTTCCAGGCGATGCTGGAAGATCTGGGGATGGATCTCTACCTGGCGGAGATGACCACAGAGCGGCTGCACGACTACATCGATGAAGACGACCGCTCCGAGGGCAGCTATGGTGCGGAAGACCCGGACTATGAGGCGCGAGAGGTGCCCTACCGGGCCGCCAATCAGCCCTTGTGGCATCACAGCGAGTTGCGGGCGGTACTGGGGATCAGCCAGCCCATGTATGAGGTCCTTAAGGATTACGTCTGCGTGATCCCTGGCGACACCACCCAGGTGGTGAACGTCAACACCGTCCCGGTGGAGCGCGCCTCCCTGTTGGTGGGGATGTTCGACGGCAAGTTGAGTCAGGGACAGGTGGAAGATTTGATCGCCAACCGTCCGGCGGACGGTTGGGAGGATATGGACAAGTTTTGGCAGGAGTCCCTGGTGCAGGGCGTGAGGCTGGACGACAAGGCCAAGAGCAGCTTTGTGGTGGACAGCAAGTATTTTCGCCTGCGTGCTGCGGCCAAGGTGGACAACACCTTGTTCCGGCTCGAAACAGTTTTACAGCGGTCGGGAGGCACCCGTTTTGTGGCGCTGACCCGACAGTATGGAGGCCAACAGTGA
- the gspL gene encoding type II secretion system protein GspL, with amino-acid sequence MSERLVVRLGERADTPISWITWSEEQQSVISSGVLPGAEALSSLTERAGGRPVEVLVDSSALTLTQVNLPAKMARQALKGLPFMLEDELAQEVDKLHFVTGRRDGDQLAVAVVSHEQMGLWRQWLKDANLQALRMVPDVLALPQPEGCDGALVQLEAQWLCRFGLEGSSVDADWLPIILADKTEEGEVSLAHYSPVALVLDGVQWQPQSLELPMQVLVQGMAQSRCNLLSGDYAPKRELGKVWKVWGKVAIMAGIALVLTLVYQGMQWYQIDAKRQQVRAESDAIYKRLFPNERVNPAIHPAQRLAGKVRGLGGGGGQGELLAMLNQLQPAFAAIPELKPVSLRYNADRGELRLQVRAANFAQFEQFQKAAGGHFQVDTGAMNNEEQGVSGALTVKVK; translated from the coding sequence GTGAGCGAACGATTGGTGGTGCGTCTGGGCGAGAGAGCCGACACACCCATAAGCTGGATCACCTGGTCCGAAGAGCAGCAGAGTGTCATCAGTTCCGGGGTGTTGCCCGGTGCCGAAGCCCTCTCCAGCCTGACGGAGCGGGCGGGCGGTCGACCGGTGGAGGTGCTGGTGGATTCCAGTGCCCTGACCCTGACTCAGGTGAACCTGCCGGCCAAGATGGCCCGCCAGGCACTGAAGGGATTGCCCTTCATGCTGGAGGACGAACTGGCCCAGGAGGTGGATAAGCTGCACTTTGTCACCGGTCGTCGAGACGGTGATCAGTTGGCCGTGGCCGTGGTCAGCCATGAGCAGATGGGACTGTGGCGCCAATGGCTGAAGGACGCCAACCTGCAGGCGCTGCGTATGGTGCCGGATGTGTTGGCCTTACCGCAGCCCGAGGGGTGCGACGGTGCCCTGGTGCAACTGGAAGCTCAGTGGTTGTGCCGCTTTGGCCTGGAAGGCTCCAGCGTCGATGCGGACTGGCTGCCCATCATCCTGGCCGACAAGACGGAGGAGGGGGAGGTGTCTCTGGCGCACTACTCTCCGGTGGCCCTGGTGCTGGACGGCGTCCAGTGGCAGCCCCAGTCTCTGGAACTGCCGATGCAGGTACTGGTTCAGGGGATGGCCCAGTCGAGATGCAATCTGCTCAGCGGAGACTATGCCCCGAAGCGCGAGCTGGGCAAGGTGTGGAAGGTCTGGGGTAAGGTGGCCATCATGGCCGGCATCGCCCTGGTGCTGACCCTGGTGTACCAGGGTATGCAGTGGTATCAGATTGACGCCAAGCGCCAGCAGGTACGGGCCGAGTCCGACGCCATCTACAAGCGCCTGTTTCCTAACGAGCGGGTCAATCCGGCGATTCACCCCGCTCAGCGACTGGCGGGCAAGGTTCGTGGCCTTGGCGGCGGCGGTGGCCAGGGAGAACTGCTTGCCATGCTCAACCAACTGCAGCCGGCCTTTGCGGCGATTCCCGAACTCAAGCCTGTGTCACTGCGCTACAACGCCGATCGCGGCGAGTTGCGACTGCAGGTCAGGGCGGCCAACTTCGCCCAGTTTGAACAGTTTCAGAAAGCCGCTGGTGGTCACTTCCAGGTGGATACCGGTGCCATGAACAATGAGGAACAGGGAGTCAGTGGCGCCCTGACGGTGAAGGTGAAATGA
- a CDS encoding type II secretion system protein M: MDALKAWWHKLNPRERQMLTLAAPFILIGGFYWLIWQPLSGAVAKAEQGLKSELSRQASLKADANRYLSLGQGGSGNNMATGSLSQLATQSAKQFALSIERMQPQGDKLQVWLTESSFEGLLNWLAYLSEQGVRVESVDLAAADTAGRVEVRRLQLIKG, from the coding sequence ATGGATGCCCTGAAAGCCTGGTGGCACAAACTCAACCCCCGCGAGCGGCAGATGCTGACTCTGGCGGCGCCCTTTATTCTGATCGGCGGCTTTTACTGGCTTATCTGGCAACCGCTGAGTGGCGCTGTCGCCAAAGCGGAGCAAGGACTGAAGAGCGAGCTGAGTCGTCAGGCGAGCCTGAAGGCGGACGCCAATCGTTACCTGAGTCTGGGTCAGGGCGGTTCCGGTAACAACATGGCCACCGGCAGTCTCAGCCAACTGGCCACTCAGAGCGCCAAGCAGTTTGCCCTGAGTATTGAGCGGATGCAGCCTCAGGGAGACAAACTGCAGGTCTGGCTGACCGAGAGCAGCTTCGAAGGGCTGCTTAACTGGCTGGCTTACCTGTCTGAGCAGGGGGTTCGGGTCGAGTCCGTGGATCTGGCTGCGGCGGACACCGCAGGCAGAGTGGAAGTAAGACGGTTACAGCTGATTAAGGGTTAA
- a CDS encoding type II secretion system protein N, producing MRYLKYGLGALVLYLVFLAVTVPVSLVWQFSPKPKGVQVSGLEGTVWAGRADTVTVAGRRLENLTWDLDPWWALIGGQLEAVVSVSGDVQGRGTIRYGFSGLEVEGLRLESPISTLVGNRRLPFRTKVAGEVKLNLTQGSQGEPWCEALNGRITVQQLDVNNQFGAFPLGNLAGTLSCSQGNLQLTMTEQDNRIGVAGTALLKANMQVEVNAGIKATAEQPDAMAKSLSFLGQPDGNGVYPLRYSGRVPGF from the coding sequence ATGCGTTATCTGAAGTATGGTCTGGGTGCTCTGGTGCTCTACCTGGTGTTCCTGGCGGTGACCGTACCGGTGTCGCTGGTGTGGCAATTCTCTCCCAAACCCAAAGGTGTGCAGGTGTCTGGCCTGGAGGGCACAGTCTGGGCCGGGCGTGCCGACACTGTGACGGTAGCTGGACGTCGCCTGGAAAACCTCACCTGGGATCTGGATCCCTGGTGGGCATTGATCGGGGGCCAGCTGGAAGCTGTGGTCTCGGTGAGCGGTGACGTTCAGGGGCGGGGCACCATTCGTTATGGCTTCTCAGGGCTGGAGGTCGAAGGTCTGCGCCTGGAGAGCCCCATCTCAACCCTGGTGGGCAATCGCCGTTTGCCGTTTCGCACCAAGGTGGCCGGCGAGGTCAAGCTGAACCTGACCCAGGGCAGCCAGGGCGAGCCCTGGTGTGAGGCTCTCAATGGTCGCATCACGGTGCAGCAACTGGACGTGAATAACCAGTTTGGCGCCTTTCCGCTGGGCAACCTGGCAGGCACCCTCAGCTGCAGCCAGGGCAACCTGCAGCTGACCATGACCGAGCAGGACAACCGCATCGGCGTGGCAGGGACGGCTCTGCTCAAGGCCAATATGCAGGTAGAGGTGAACGCCGGTATCAAGGCAACGGCCGAGCAGCCGGACGCCATGGCCAAGTCCCTGTCTTTCCTTGGCCAGCCCGATGGCAATGGTGTCTACCCTCTTCGATACTCCGGACGAGTGCCGGGCTTTTGA
- the nudE gene encoding ADP compounds hydrolase NudE → MSSKQKPQILHTELVASSRLFRVEQVHLQFSNGEERVYERMQGGNRGAVMVVPMLDEHTVLLVKEYAVGTETYELGFVKGLIDPGESAVEAANRELQEEAGFRADSLTHLMEIALAPGYFSSKMQILLAQGLSPSKLEGDEPEPLELVPWPIEDLDGLLARPDFNESRAISALFLARKALKLN, encoded by the coding sequence ATGAGCTCGAAACAGAAACCCCAGATCCTCCACACTGAATTGGTGGCCAGCAGCCGGCTTTTTCGGGTGGAGCAGGTCCACCTGCAGTTCAGCAATGGTGAGGAGCGGGTGTACGAGCGCATGCAGGGAGGCAACCGCGGTGCGGTGATGGTGGTGCCCATGCTGGACGAACACACCGTACTGCTGGTGAAGGAGTACGCCGTCGGGACGGAGACCTATGAGCTTGGCTTCGTGAAGGGGCTTATCGACCCCGGCGAGAGTGCCGTTGAGGCGGCCAACCGGGAGCTTCAGGAGGAGGCGGGTTTTCGGGCCGACAGCCTGACCCACCTGATGGAGATCGCCCTGGCCCCCGGGTATTTTTCTAGCAAGATGCAGATCTTACTGGCGCAGGGACTGTCGCCCAGTAAGCTGGAAGGCGATGAGCCTGAGCCCCTGGAGTTGGTGCCCTGGCCCATCGAGGATCTGGATGGCCTGCTGGCCCGGCCGGACTTTAACGAGTCCAGGGCCATCAGCGCCTTGTTTTTAGCAAGGAAAGCGCTGAAACTTAATTGA
- the cysQ gene encoding 3'(2'),5'-bisphosphate nucleotidase CysQ — protein sequence MESISTLLEPAIEIARQAGERIREIYEEGQFQEITKSDNTPVTTADLAAHDLIVSALTQLAPEIPILSEEDADIPLADRQNWHRYWLIDPLDGTQEFIAGSGDFAVNIALVENHRPILGVVYAPISRACYFAVDGKGAFKRMDGRDSPIHSREASEAEQEMVIAVSRRQRLDAVTQLLEPGRNYRFIPFGSASLKSCMVAEGEADLYLRLGPTGEWDTGASQCIVEQAGGRILDIELNPLSYNERESLENPNYLVLGAPALPWHQILQNPQ from the coding sequence TTGGAAAGCATTAGCACCCTGTTGGAGCCCGCCATAGAGATTGCCCGCCAGGCGGGGGAACGGATCCGCGAGATCTACGAAGAGGGCCAGTTTCAGGAGATCACCAAGTCCGACAACACCCCGGTGACCACGGCGGACCTGGCGGCTCACGATCTGATTGTGTCGGCGCTGACCCAGTTGGCCCCGGAGATTCCCATCCTGTCCGAAGAGGACGCCGATATTCCCCTGGCAGACCGCCAGAACTGGCACAGATATTGGCTTATCGATCCCCTGGATGGGACCCAGGAGTTTATCGCCGGCAGTGGTGATTTCGCGGTGAACATAGCCCTGGTGGAAAACCACAGACCGATCCTGGGCGTGGTGTACGCGCCCATCTCCCGGGCCTGCTACTTTGCGGTGGACGGTAAGGGAGCCTTCAAGCGCATGGATGGCCGTGATAGTCCTATCCACAGCCGGGAAGCCAGCGAGGCGGAGCAGGAGATGGTGATCGCGGTCAGCCGCCGCCAGAGACTGGATGCGGTGACCCAGCTGCTGGAACCGGGACGCAACTACCGATTTATTCCCTTTGGCAGTGCTTCGCTTAAGAGCTGTATGGTGGCCGAGGGTGAAGCGGATCTGTATCTGCGACTGGGGCCAACCGGCGAGTGGGATACCGGCGCCTCCCAGTGCATCGTCGAACAGGCGGGCGGGCGCATCCTGGATATAGAGCTGAACCCCCTCTCCTATAACGAGCGGGAGAGCCTGGAGAACCCCAACTATCTGGTATTGGGTGCGCCGGCGCTACCCTGGCACCAGATCCTGCAGAACCCGCAATAA